The DNA window AAGAACCAAAAGCCAAAGCTTCACCGGTGGACCAATCAATCCCTTCACCGCTTTCAACGGTCTTTAATCTGTTGTTCAAAATTCTCTTCAAGTTTCTGTGAACTTCAAATCCCTCTGGCCAAGAAGCAATGGTTTTACCAATTCTCTTCAAAGTAGCCTCATCAACCTTAGTTGGCTCATGTGGTAAAATTTCAGTAGCCAACTCTCTTGGGGATTTGAAACCTTCCCATGAAGCAGTCAACCACTCTCTAGAAGTTGGTTTGTATTCAGCACTCTTCTGGTAAGCTTTCTCCAACATGCCCCATACCCATTCTTTATGTTTGTCAATTTCTTCCTTGGCAAAAGAACCCTCAGCAATCAACTTCTCAGTGTAAACATCAATAACATTCTTCTGTTTAGCAATTCTTTGATACATCAGTGGTTGAGTAAAAGAAGGCTGGTCTGTTTCGTTATGACCGTGCTTTCTCCAACCGACAACATCAATAATAACGTCATGTTTAAATTTAGCTCTCCATTCAGCAGCCAGGTTAAACAAAAAGGTCACAGCTTCTATATCATTAGCATTTACGTGGAAAACTGGCGCATTGAAAGCTTTACCAATATCCGAAGGATATGGAGTGGATCTAGCAAATCTTGGATCAGTGGTGAAACCAATTTGGttattagtaataacaTGAATAGTACCACCGGTGGAATAATGAGTTAAATTGGTGAAACCAAAAGTTTCATAAACAACACCTTGACCAGCAATGGCAGAATCACCATGCAACAAGACACCCATAGACTTCTTGTGATCTTCAGTGTCACCCTTGTAATGTTGGATAGCTCTGGTTCTACCCATAACAATTGGATCCTCGGCTTCTAAATGAGATGGGTTGGCAACCAAAGACAAGTTAACAAATTTACCAGAAGTGGTTGGTCTTTGGTAGTTCATACCCAAATGATACTTGACATCACCAGAACCTTCATATTCACTAGGAGCAGAAGAACCCTTAAACTCATTTAAAATAGACTCATTTGGTTTACGAACAACATTAGATAAAACATTTAATCTACCACGATGAGCCATACCTAAAACAACATCCTCAATACCCAACTCAACAGAACGGTCAATCAAAGTCTTGATACCGGGAACAACACCTTCTAACCCTTCTAACCCAAATCTCTTATCGTTTGGAAACTTGCTAGATAAAAAACTTTCAAAAGAAGTAGCCCAAGTTAATCTATCCAAAATTTGTCTTTTTTGATCAATAGAATATTGGAAAGGTTTTGGAACTTCAATTCTTTCTCTTAACCATTCACATTGTTCTTTAGATGGAATGTGAATATATTCAATACCATAACTTGAACAATACAATTTTTCCATAATGGAAATAATTTCTTTCAAAGTCATACTctttttaccatttttgGCAAAACGAGGCAAAATACCTGGACCCAACTGAATTTCAGTTTCCAAGTCTTTTTCGGTAAAGCCATAATGCTCTAAAGTCAACTCAGCTGGAATCTTTTTGGACTTGTCATCACCAAAAGAGATACCTAATGGATCAATATGGGCCTTCAAATGGCCTTGGACTTGATATGCACGACACAACAATTGGATCTTCAAATGTAATAAAACCTTTGGATCCACATGGCCATTAAAGTTAATGGCATCAATGGACCCTTGACCAACACCAACAGAATCAACAGCTTCTGGGGAGATCGTTGGTGGAGCAACAAAGGCACCAGAAGCTGGAATATTAGGATTActcatatttttgaaatagGCATCCCAAGAGACATGAACAGAAGATGGATCCTTCTTCCAGGCCTGGTACATTTCATCTATATAGGCAGCATTTGTTGTTTGCATAAAATTATCACTGGAAAACTTTCTTCTCAATGGTATAGTGGGTGTAATGAATCTGTTGCTTAAAGCAGAAGATCTTAAAATCTTGGCTCTGCTCTGTATTTTAGCAGAACTTCTAATGGATCTCAACATGTTTGCGAGTTTGTATGTATATGTTGaattatcaaatatatattagtaGTATTTCTCTTTATATGTTTTAGAAACTGATGTTAAAGGAGAAAgttgtaaaataaaataaggaTCGCAATAAGTAAACCtagaatatattaattgaGAAGAATTAGggttaaaaatttgatgaGCTCGGACACAAcaacccaaaaaaaaaaaaaaaaaaaaatttaaaattaaaattaaaaaataaaaagcaaTAGCATAAAAATCACACCTTTAGCATTCCAATTTACTTGAACTTAAAAACGAATATAAGAAAACATTATTCTTGGAATAAAACAAGAAGGAAAGAGAAGAAAGGGAGAGTGGGAAGAAATACCAATagcaaaaagaaatgatttatattattcaattaaaagcaaaaaaataaacatttaaaatGACTTTAAATTTAAGTTGAGGTATACATTAAATATGAAAAGTACAAGAGAAAAACATTAATCATATGTAGAAACTAAACGTTTAAATAGCAGATGCTAACACTTTTTAATGGATTGACAAGAATCAAATTTGCTTAtttatgataaaaatactcccttataaaatattgtatCACTTTATTggtccttttttttttttttttttttttttttttgaaaatatataatttacgTCTTGATTAACTTAGCCAGAAAACAAACAGagaaaaagggaaaaaaatacaaaaaaaaaataaaataaaaaaaaaaagggggggCAGGGCAAGAGAGCAAGGACTGACGAGACAACaaaattcatttaattGTTCCAAAGTGCTTTATAACccattatttcttttacttATTTTAGGTCTGCTCTGTATACGTTCGTGCAGTGTTTGTGCCTTCCATTTCGCCggtaaaattaaaaaaaaaaaaaaaaaaaaaaaaaaaatttaatttaatttaatttaatatttttaacgATATATTCTTTAAATTATCGGATCCGTATTCGGAATATTCAAGAACtatctaaaataaaaaaagctaaagattttattatttttggctctataataatttttcggAAGCGATCACGTCAATTACAATACAATATACAAGATTGGAAACCATTTTAAATATGTTAGCAATCACATACTTATTCCCTCCCCCAGCAAATTCCAAGCACACTTTATTGATAGCATTTGTGTGACAATAACGAGAATTTTCCCTCTCTTCTCTTTCCTTATAACATTTACAATCATTAGCAATAGCTTCAACCCTttaagtgaaaaaaaaaaacccccccaccaaaatatcttttgttttttttttttcttgttaaGTCGTGAATTATGCCACAGAAATGacgtttaaaaaaaactccCTTTTCCACGTATCACAATTCTTTTCGAATTGTAGCATGAACAAAGAACCAATATAATTATGAGCTGTCACTATAAGAAGATATTTACCAAAGCTGCATCAGAAAAGCACCGCTAAGATTACAACCTCAAGCATGCCAAGCACAGGCaactaattaaaaataaagatattacaAGACACccaagaaataaaaacactTATTATCAGAAGGTCGATCGGACTTCTTTCCtatttttagtttcatAAACTTTATACCGTATGGACGTAAAAACGGCTCTTTATTATGTTGAGCGCTAGTAACGTACCATACACGGAGGGACAGCAATATACAAATACACAAAAATAGGCACAAAAAAAGCACTAAAtctatacaaaaaaaataagtcaGTATCCACACTCaaattaaaactattaCAACCTCCCTCCTGGAAGAATAATTTCATTTCGACATGGACACAAACACAACCTTATTAACTTTCTtctttgaaataaaaaaaaaaaaaaatactataCAAAAAgacattttcatttattcctttttctggtttataaaaaaagaaaaaaataaaataaaatcattcttcttcaacaacaacacccTTTTCGGAAACATAAATACCATCCAAAAATTTACGGATATCCTTATTTCTGGCCCTACAGACTTGCTGAATATCAGCAGCGTTTTGAGAAACATTCTCAACAGAGTTACCAGTCAAGATCATTTCATCCTTTTGGACAGTGGAGAACTCAATAGTAACACCTTCTCTGACTGGAACCAATCTGACCTTCTTGTCACCCAA is part of the Saccharomycodes ludwigii strain NBRC 1722 chromosome III, whole genome shotgun sequence genome and encodes:
- the KGD1 gene encoding alpha-ketoglutarate dehydrogenase KGD1 (similar to Saccharomyces cerevisiae YIL125W | KGD1 | alpha-KetoGlutarate Dehydrogenase), coding for MLRSIRSSAKIQSRAKILRSSALSNRFITPTIPLRRKFSSDNFMQTTNAAYIDEMYQAWKKDPSSVHVSWDAYFKNMSNPNIPASGAFVAPPTISPEAVDSVGVGQGSIDAINFNGHVDPKVLLHLKIQLLCRAYQVQGHLKAHIDPLGISFGDDKSKKIPAELTLEHYGFTEKDLETEIQLGPGILPRFAKNGKKSMTLKEIISIMEKLYCSSYGIEYIHIPSKEQCEWLRERIEVPKPFQYSIDQKRQILDRLTWATSFESFLSSKFPNDKRFGLEGLEGVVPGIKTLIDRSVELGIEDVVLGMAHRGRLNVLSNVVRKPNESILNEFKGSSAPSEYEGSGDVKYHLGMNYQRPTTSGKFVNLSLVANPSHLEAEDPIVMGRTRAIQHYKGDTEDHKKSMGVLLHGDSAIAGQGVVYETFGFTNLTHYSTGGTIHVITNNQIGFTTDPRFARSTPYPSDIGKAFNAPVFHVNANDIEAVTFLFNLAAEWRAKFKHDVIIDVVGWRKHGHNETDQPSFTQPLMYQRIAKQKNVIDVYTEKLIAEGSFAKEEIDKHKEWVWGMLEKAYQKSAEYKPTSREWLTASWEGFKSPRELATEILPHEPTKVDEATLKRIGKTIASWPEGFEVHRNLKRILNNRLKTVESGEGIDWSTGEALAFGSLLLEGYHVRVSGEDVERGTFSQRHAVLHDQKSDRTYTPLEHLGESPDKFAISNSSLSEYGVLGFEYGYSLTSPNALVQWEAQFGDFANTAQVIPDQFISGGESKWKQRSGIVLSLPHGYDGQGPEHSSGRLERYLQMANEDPRHFPTEAKLQRQHQDCNYQVAYPTLPSNLFHLLRRQQHRQFRKPLILFFSKSLLRHPLARSNLKEFTDGEFKWIIDDPEHGKAIGSKEETKRLVLLTGQVYTALHKRREELGDKTTAFARIEQIHPFPFAQLRDLFNSYPNLEDIVWCQEEPFNMGAWSFVSPRIQTVLKETEKYKNEVARYCGRDPSASVAAGNKPLHNAQEAAFLKEVFGK